Proteins from one Falco naumanni isolate bFalNau1 chromosome 10, bFalNau1.pat, whole genome shotgun sequence genomic window:
- the RBM12 gene encoding RNA-binding protein 12 has product MAVVIRLQGLPIVAGTMDIRHFFSGLTIPDGGVHIVGGELGEAFIVFATDEDARLGMMRTGGTIKGSKVTLLLSSKTEMQNMIELSRRRFETANLDMPPANASRSGPPPSSGMSGRVNLPTTVPNFNNPSSVVTASTTVHESNKSISTFSTASMGTAPPNLGSTFGSPTFSSTIPSTASPMNTVPPPPIPPIPAMPTLPPMPSIPPIPVPPPVPTLPPVPPVPPIPPVPPVPPMTPMPPISGMPPMNPPPVAPLPTGMNGSGAAVNMNSGLNPLFIGPMNPVNPIQMNSQSSVKPIPINPDDLYVSVHGMPFSATESDVKDFFLGLRVDAVHMLKDHVGRNNGNGLVKFFSPQDTFEALKRNRMLMIQRYVEVSPATERQWVAAGGHITFKQTMGPSGPSHPPPPQAHSRSKSPSGQKRSRSRSPHEQGFCVYLKGLPFESENKHVIDFFKKLDIVEDSIYIAYGPNGKAIGEGFVEFRNEADYKAALCHHKQYIGNRFIQVHPITKKAMLEKIDMIRKRLQNFNYDQREILMNAEGEPGSPKLCAHISNIPYNITKMEILQFLEGLAVEENSVQILVDNNGQGLGQALVQFKAEDDARKAERLHRKKLNGRDVVLRLITVEEMRDIERNPPSQGKKILKIPIQGNATVPGAQGAGGDEHAFLGGNSKDTSNGPPFNFPGNFSGSGTFGPPLPPPGISGFPDSRPGIPTVATSGLPGTGIEVPGFAGGPGNLSGPAGFAGAPQAFGNGPGNLSGPPAFGAGPPGIAGGLGHLSGPPGFGPGPGNIHISGPPGFGTGSGKPGPTVIKVQNMPFTVSVDEILDFFYGYQVIPGSVCLKYNEKGMPTGEAMVAFESRDEAMAAVVDLNDRPIGSRKVKLVLG; this is encoded by the coding sequence ATGGCTGTGGTCATCCGCTTGCAAGGTCTCCCGATTGTGGCGGGGACCATGGACATTCGCCACTTCTTCTCTGGATTGACCATTCCTGATGGGGGCGTGCATATTGTAGGGGGTGAACTGGGTGAGGCTTTCATCGTTTTTGCCACTGATGAAGATGCAAGGCTTGGTATGATGCGCACAGGTGGTACAATTAAAGGGTCAAAAGTAACGCTATTGCTGAGtagtaaaactgaaatgcagaacaTGATAGAACTCAGTCGTAGGCGTTTTGAAACTGCCAATCTAGATATGCCACCAGCAAATGCTAGCAGGTCAGGACCACCACCTAGTTCTGGAATGAGTGGAAGGGTTAACTTACCTACTACTGTACCTAACTTCAATAATCCCTCTAGCGTAGTAACCGCTTCTACTACTGTGCatgaaagcaataaaagcatATCCACGTTTTCTACTGCCAGTATGGGGACTGCACCTCCAAATCTTGGGAGTACCTTTGGTAGCCCAACATTTAGCTCAACTATACCTAGCACAGCATCCCCTATGAACACAGTACCTCCTCCACCAATCCCTCCGATCCCAGCTATGCCAACTTTGCCGCCAATGCCTTCTATTCCACCAATACCTGTTCCTCCTCCTGTACCCACACTACCTCCTGTTCCTCCAGTTCCTCCGATaccccctgtgccccctgtACCTCCAATGACACCTATGCCTCCCATATCAGGAATGCCTCCTATGAATCCTCCACCCGTAGCACCTTTACCCACTGGAATGAATGGGTCTGGAGCAGCAGTGAATATGAACAGCGGCTTGAATCCATTGTTTATTGGTCCCATGAATCCTGTAAATCCTATCCAGATGAATTCTCAAAGTAGTGTCAAGCCGATTCCAATCAATCCAGATGATTTGTATGTCAGCGTTCATGGAATGCCCTTTTCTGCAACAGAATCTGATGTGAAAGACTTTTTCCTTGGGCTCCGTGTGGATGCAGTCCATATGCTGAAGGATCATGTAGGTCGAAATAATGGAAATGGACTAGTtaagtttttttctcctcaagaTACATTTGAAGCACTGAAACGAAACAGAATGCTGATGATTCAGCGCTATGTTGAAGTTAGTCCTGCAACAGAGAGACAGTGGGTGGCTGCTGGAGGCCACATAACTTTCAAGCAAACCATGGGTCCCTCTGGGCCGtctcaccctcctcctccccaggctcATTCTAGGTCCAAATCTCCTAGTGGACAGAAAAGGTCACGGTCAAGATCTCCCCATGAGCAGGGCTTCTGTGTTTATCTGAAAGGTCTCCCCTTTGAATCAGAGAACAAACATGTGatagacttttttaaaaagctggacATAGTTGAGGACAGCATTTACATAGCTTATGGACCTAATGGGAAGGCAATTGGAGAGGGTTTTGTTGAGTTCAGGAATGAAGCTGATTATAAAGCAGCTTTGTGTCATCATAAGCAGTACATAGGGAATCGCTTTATTCAAGTTCATCCAATTACTAAAAAGGCAATGTTAGAAAAGATAGACATGATTCGTAAAAGACTGCAGAACTTCAACTATGACCAGAGAGAAATCCTCATGAATGCTGAGGGAGAGCCAGGCTCACCAAAACTGTGTGCACATATATCTAATATTCCATACAACATAACAAAAATGGAAATCCTTCAGTTTCTAGAGGGACTGGCAGTAGAAGAAAACTCTGTACAGATTCTTGTTGATAATAACGGGCAAGGTTTAGGACAAGCGCTGGTTCAGTTTAAAGCTGAAGATGATGCTCGTAAGGCAGAGCGTTTGCACCGTAAAAAACTGAATGGAAGAGATGTTGTTTTGCGTTTGATAACTGTAGAAGAAATGAGAGATATTGAGAGAAACCCACCATCTCAAGggaaaaagatactgaaaatacCGATACAAGGAAATGCGACTGTGCCAGGAGCacagggtgctggtggggatGAGCATGCCTTCTTGGGGGGAAATTCTAAAGATACAAGCAATGGTCCTCCGTTTAATTTCCCTGGTAACTTCAGTGGGTCTGGCACATTTGGTCCCCCTCTACCACCACCTGGAATAAGTGGCTTTCCTGATTCTAGACCAGGAATACCTACAGTCGCAACTAGTGGTTTACCTGGTACAGGTATTGAAGTCCCAGGTTTTGCAGGTGGTCCTGGTAATTTGAGTGGACCGGCAGGTTTTGCGGGGGCTCCTCAGGCTTTTGGTAATGGTCCTGGCAATTTAAGTGGACCCCCTGCCTTTGGGGCTGGTCCTCCAGGAATTGCTGGTGGTCTTGGACACTTAAGTGGACCTCCAGGGTTTGGACCTGGACCAGGAAATATACATATTAGTGGACCCCCAGGTTTTGGTACAGGGTCTGGGAAGCCAGGACCAACTGTCATCAAAGTGCAAAATATGCCCTTTACTGTTTCAGTGGATGaaattttggatttcttttacGGTTACCAAGTGATCCCTGGTTCGGTGTGcttaaaatacaatgaaaaaggCATGCCCACTGGAGAAGCAATGGTTGCATTTGAGTCTCGTGATGAAGCTATGGCAGCTGTTGTTGATTTAAATGATAGGCCTATAGGCTCCAGAAAAGTAAAACTTGTTTTAGGGTAG